Proteins encoded within one genomic window of Nonomuraea gerenzanensis:
- a CDS encoding MFS transporter has translation MTTTVTNEPLLRLRGFRNLFLAGAVSQLGSQISYVALPLLAVTALGAGAGQLGLLAALGTLTVLVLGLPAGAWVDRVRRRPVMIATDLLRAGVLLSVPLAWWGGWLSMAQLYVVAVLTGAGTLLFDVAAYSIVPGLVGRERLTAANTLLVGTGAGMDVAGRSVAGVLVQVAGAPVAILLDALSYLWSAAWLRGVPEPRTTPREPEPLGRQIAEGVRFLFGEPILVTALLQGTMANLAFPLCSVLLPIVLVQQLGRPEWVLGAFLAAGGLGALAGSASAHAIGRRLGTGRAAWLTSLLTTPAAFFVPCLPLGGAWVWAGAVAWFVLTFRTGLNNVLLVSLRQRVTPDPMLGRMTATMRLLLTGALGAGGLLAAAVGELWGTGPALALGACVMALSWLPYVRSPLRHQP, from the coding sequence ATGACGACCACGGTGACGAACGAGCCGCTGCTGCGGCTGCGCGGCTTCCGCAACCTCTTCCTGGCCGGCGCGGTCAGCCAGCTCGGCTCCCAGATCAGCTACGTCGCGCTGCCCCTGCTCGCGGTGACCGCCCTCGGGGCGGGCGCGGGCCAGCTCGGGCTGCTCGCCGCGCTCGGCACGCTCACCGTGCTGGTGCTCGGGCTGCCCGCCGGGGCCTGGGTGGACCGGGTCAGGCGCCGCCCCGTGATGATCGCCACCGACCTGCTTCGGGCCGGGGTGCTGCTGTCGGTGCCGCTGGCGTGGTGGGGCGGGTGGCTGTCGATGGCGCAGCTGTACGTCGTCGCGGTGCTCACCGGGGCCGGAACGCTGCTGTTCGACGTGGCCGCGTACAGCATCGTGCCGGGCTTGGTCGGGCGGGAGCGGCTGACGGCGGCGAACACGCTGCTGGTGGGCACCGGGGCCGGGATGGACGTGGCCGGGCGGAGCGTGGCCGGGGTGCTGGTGCAGGTGGCGGGGGCGCCGGTGGCGATCCTGCTGGACGCGCTGAGCTACCTGTGGTCGGCGGCCTGGCTGCGCGGCGTCCCCGAGCCCCGGACGACGCCGCGCGAGCCCGAGCCGCTGGGCCGGCAGATCGCCGAGGGCGTGCGGTTCCTCTTCGGCGAGCCGATCCTCGTCACGGCCCTGCTCCAGGGCACCATGGCGAACCTGGCGTTCCCGCTCTGCTCCGTCCTCCTGCCGATCGTGCTCGTCCAGCAGCTCGGCCGGCCCGAGTGGGTGCTGGGCGCGTTTCTGGCGGCGGGCGGGCTCGGCGCGCTGGCGGGCTCGGCGTCGGCGCACGCCATCGGCCGCCGGCTCGGCACCGGGCGGGCCGCGTGGCTCACGAGCCTGCTCACCACGCCCGCCGCGTTCTTCGTGCCGTGCCTGCCTCTAGGCGGGGCGTGGGTGTGGGCCGGCGCGGTGGCCTGGTTCGTGCTCACCTTCCGCACCGGGCTGAACAACGTGCTGCTGGTCAGCCTGCGGCAGCGGGTCACGCCCGACCCCATGCTGGGCAGGATGACGGCCACGATGCGGCTGCTGCTGACGGGCGCGCTCGGGGCGGGCGGGCTGCTCGCCGCCGCCGTCGGCGAGCTGTGGGGCACCGGCCCCGCGCTGGCGCTGGGCGCCTGCGTCATGGCGCTGAGCTGGCTGCCGTACGTACGCTCCCCGCTGCGCCACCAGCCATGA